In Fulvia fulva chromosome 10, complete sequence, a single window of DNA contains:
- a CDS encoding L-rhamnonate dehydratase has protein sequence MAVKSSVRSFPKIKEVKTYIIQGVGSGGDYHNVKGGHWLIDSKISTPMSGYEAYRTSRTQWGINVLGSFCVELEAEDGTKGFATGFGGPPACWLVAEHFTRFLIGADCRDTNNLFEQMYRASMFYGRKGLPVAVISVIDLALWDLQGKIRNEPVYKLIGGATREKLHFYCTGPQPGVAKAAGFTGAKVALPYSPGEGPEGMRKNIEYLRQMRAEVGPDFPLRVDCYMSLNVPYTIELAEKCKDLDIDWWEECLSPDDFDGQALIKRAHPTIKFTTGEHEFSRYGFRKLIEGRNVDILQPDVMWVGGLTELLKVSAMAAAYDIPVVPHASGPYSYHFVVSQANSPFQEYLANSPDGKSVLPVFGNLFINEPIPVNGYLDVSVLDKPGFGLEINPQAPLIDAAGILNPAPAKSLPAPSQSQEADGGETKANGVA, from the exons ATGGCGGTAAAGAGCAGCGTCAGGTCGTTCCCCAAGATCAAGGAGGTCAAGACATACATCATCCAGGGAGTCGGTTCTGGAGGCGACTACCACAATGTCAAAGGCGGACATTGGTTGATCGACTCCAAGATCTCGACGCCCATGTCTGGGTACGAGGCTTACAGGACGTCGCGTACACAATGGGGAATCAACGTCCTTGGCTCCTTCTGCGTTGAGCTCGAGGCAGAAGACGGCACAAAAGGCTTCGCGACTGGCTTCGGTGGGCCTCCAGCTTGCTGGCTGGTCGCAGAGCACTTTACGCGGTTCTTGATTGGAGCCG ATTGCCGCGACACCAACAACCTCTTCGAGCAAATGTACCGCGCATCGATGTTCTACGGTCGCAAAGGCCTCCCGGTCGCTGTCATCTCCGTCATCGACCTCGCGCTGTGGGATCTGCAAGGCAAGATTAGGAATGAGCCAGTATACAAGTTGATCGGCGGTGCAACGCGTGAGAAACTGCATTTCTACTGCACTGGTCCGCAGCCAGGTGTTGCAAAGGCAGCAGGCTTCACCGGTGCAAAGGTCGCCTTACCATACAGTCCGGGAGAAGGTCCAGAAGGCATGAGAAAGAACATCGAATATCTTCGACAGATGCGAGCAGAAGTCGGTCCTGACTTTCCCCTTCGAGTGGACTGCTACATGAGTCTGAATGTGCCATACACAATCGAGCTGGCAGAGAAGTGCAAGGACTTGGACATTGACTGGTGGGAAGAGTGTCTCTCACCCGACGACTTCGATGGTCAGGCTCTGATCAAGCGCGCCCACCCAACAATCAAGTTCACTACTGGCGAGCACGAGTTCTCAAGATACGGCTTCCGAAAGCTCATCGAGGGCCGCAATGTCGACATCCTGCAACCAGACGTAATGTGGGTCGGAGGCCTGACTGAGTTGCTGAAGGTGTCAGCAATGGCTGCAGCATACGATATCCCAGTCGTCCCGCATGCCAGTGGTCCGTACTCGTACCATTTCGTCGTCTCGCAAGCGAACAGTCCTTTCCAAGAGTACTTGGCGAACTCGCCGGACGGAAAGAGTGTGTTGCCAGTTTTCGGCAACCTTTTTATCAACGAGCCGATCCCGGTCAATGGATACTTGGATGTCTCGGTCCTTGACAAGCCAGGCTTTGGGCTTGAGATCAATCCACAGGCACCACTCATCGATGCCGCTGGTATTCTAAACCCCGCGCCAGCCAAGTCTCTACCTGCACCTTCACAATCGCAGGAAGCAGACGGCGGCGAGACCAAGGCCAATGGCGTGGCATGA